The Podospora pseudocomata strain CBS 415.72m chromosome 3, whole genome shotgun sequence genome window below encodes:
- a CDS encoding hypothetical protein (EggNog:ENOG503NZ4W; COG:U), with the protein MSNYQAHQYPVTGQHYSGTNRIPNIKQFAESLDRDKKNRDKKVEEREHRLRHGPVQPQANGGDVQDHVPTHSAGKNRRTVTDPVTGNEVEVVDITSDHVKNAAEPKLTVPNANLNKPTTLATSPDQSGEEYRKAQDETAPPDPVHKGATSDVPIHGEATNVLFHPTPSISFEGMFESIEARANVLCAAVFFGIVLIGKMFGGSLWGLIPLAAVISSGIFLWAKDLIKQGRANEWAAEKKRGETAVVNLIPESVEWLNTAMGLIWGLVNPEMFAAVADTLEDVMQASVPGVIENVKVNDISQGSNPLRILSLRALPDSHVEDLKEDIRKQDEKTKDPQEMAADEQGGDFYNLEATVAYHSLPSSGDVSSKAAKNMGMQLIFYLGIKGLFGVPFPIWVELNRLVATVRLRIALAPNPPFIKTLSFTLMGLPKVEASCVPLIEKGANILNLPLISNFVNWAIATAANMYVAPKSMTLDIGKMLQGDAIKKETNALGVLYIKIHKAIGLSKQDRRGSEGGGSDPYICVSFSKFGKPQYCTRVIQDDLNPIFNESCALLVTPDIIKADEQLSLELWDSDRGSADDVVGKVELSIQELIQHPGRMFSQVSKLRGVKAESSMPGELYWEVGYFDKTKFRSALRTDGKDPRLPKALQDHKDLQDDKGTLETAEEDAVVHTPPDPLWPSGILSIVVHQIVSLELEDVKGSNGKRKGREYEPARDAGEIKEEEGKKLPSSYCTILLNDELVYKTRTKVVSSKPIFEAGTERFVRDWRSAIVTVTVRDSRNRQHDPIIGVVPLKLSDVLQTSSQSTRWYPLDGGIGFGRIRISLLFRSVELRLPRNELSFGEVGTFEFLSDRVSTVNYNPGENTKLKLRTGGSSASIKGSFCHGTQEGNGIEWDISGEGKAQKVRLPVRFRYRSPVFFEFHPSGKRRKTDTFAAFWLCDVPDSEEKDFNIPIWRCNNGLRLSQNYITEENCSSLPCLKVEEIGRLRFRGRFKPGTDQDHLRFVSDNNSRETIETWEACYAEGVRGEHVAAEVPPLVQRLHDESLLRERDVLRNASQEEKRKWLAKDGTDWSGAFGDDPAALLAARRSRQKSEDLSTTDYESSHSTDDEDVDLGINDATHEDGIERSSGESSENYTFRTDSRETGDSRASMDSKNTARSSSSKNPIKQYKDYKERKRDLHRQHRGLMQWKPMRNVQFAKNEALFAARRVTKMGSLSGRKPDVETEV; encoded by the exons ATGAGCAACTACCAAGCCCACCAATACCCGGTAACGGGCCAGCACTACTCCGGCACCAACCGCATCCCAAACATCAAGCAGTTCGCCGAAAGCCTCGACCGAGACAAGAAGAACCGAGACAAAAAGGTCGAAGAGCGCGAGCACCGCCTTCGCCATGGACCTGTTCAGCCCCAAGCCAACGGCGGCGACGTTCAAGATCACGTACCCACCCACAGCGCCGGCAAAAACAGGCGTACCGTGACCGACCCCGTAACGGGAAACGAAGTCGAAGTAGTAGACATCACCTCCGACCATGTCAAGAACGCTGCCGAGCCCAAG TTAACCGTCCCCAACGCGAATCTGAACaaacccacaaccttggcCACATCACCGGACCAGTCCGGCGAGGAATACCGAAAAGCCCAAGATGAAACCGCCCCCCCGGACCCCGTCCACAAGGGCGCCACCTCGGACGTGCCCATCCACGGCGAGGCGACCAACGTGCTCTTCCACCCGACCCCGAGCATCAGCTTCGAGGGCATGTTTGAGAGCATCGAAGCCCGCGCCAATGTCCTCTGCGCCGCCGTCTTCTTCGGCATCGTGCTCATTGGCAAAATGTTTGGTGGCTCGCTTTGGGGTCTGATCCCGTTGGCGGCCGTCATCAGCTCGGGTATTTTCCTTTGGGCCAAGGACCTCATCAAGCAAGGGCGTGCCAACGAGtgggcggcggagaagaagaggggagaGACCGCCGTTGTGAACCTCATTCCGGAGAGTGTTGAGTGGTTGAATACCGCCATGGGGCTGATCTGGGGCCTAGTGAATCCCGAGATGTTCGCCGCGGTGGCTGATACTCTGGAAGATGTCATGCAGGCCTCCGTTCCCGGTGTTATTGAAAACGTCAAGGTCAACGACATCTCCCAGGGCAGCAACCCGTTACGCATCCTTAGTCTGCGAGCACTTCCCGACTCGCACGTAGAGGACCTCAAGGAGGATATCCGGAAGCAAGATGAAAAGACCAAGGATCCTCAAGAGATGGCGGCCGATGAGCAAGGAGGTGACTTTTACAACCTCGAAGCGACTGTTGCATACCACTCTTTGCCATCTAGCGGTGATGTGTCGAGCAAAGCGGCCAAGAACATGGGTATGCAGCTGATCTTTTACCTCGGTATCAAGGGTCTCTTTGGTGTTCCCTTCCCCATCTGGGTCGAACTGAACAGACTGGTCGCCACCGTTCGTTTGAGAATCGCGCTGGCTCCTAACCCGCCCTTCATCAAGACCCTAAGCTTTACTTTGATGGGCTTGCCCAAGGTCGAGGCGAGCTGTGTTCCCCTGATCGAAAAGGGGgccaacatcctcaacctgcccctcatctccaacttTGTCAACTGGGCCATCGCCACTGCGGCCAATATGTACGTCGCTCCCAAGTCAATGACACTGGACATTGGCAAGATGCTTCAGGGTGATGCCATCAAAAAGGAGACAAATGCCCTGGGAGTCTTGTACATCAAGATCCACAAGGCCATCGGATTGTCAAAGCAGGACAGGCGGGGCTCCGAGGGTGGGGGGTCGGATCCGTACATCTGTGTTTCCTTCTCCAAGTTTGGGAAGCCCCAGTATTGCACCAGGGTCATCCAGGATGATCTGAACCCCATCTTCAACGAGTCCTGCGCTCTCCTGGTCACCcccgacatcatcaaggcggACGAGCAGCTTAGTTTGGAGCTCTGGGATTCAGACAGGGGTTCggctgatgatgtcgtcggcAAGGTGGAACTCTCGATCCAGGAGCTCATTCAACACCCGGGCAGGATGTTCTCGCAAGTCTCCAAGCTTAGGGGTGTCAAGGCGGAGAGCAGCATGCCTGGTGAGCTGTACTGGGAAGTCGGTTACTTTGACAAGACCAAGTTCAGGTCTGCGCTCCGAACGGACGGCAAGGACCCCAGATTGCCCAAGGCTCTGCAGGACCACAAGGATCTGCAGGACGACAAGGGCACTCTGGAGACTGCGGAGGAAGATGCGGTTGTCCACACCCCTCCTGACCCGCTCTGGCCTTCTGGTATCTTGTCTATCGTTGTTCACCAAATTGTGAGTCTGGAGCTCGAAGATGTCAAGGGCTCGAACGGCAAGAGAAAGGGCAGGGAGTATGAACCCGCCCGGGATGCCGGAGAGatcaaggaagaggaaggaaagaAGCTGCCGAGCTCATACTGCACCATCTTGCTCAACGACGAGCTGGTGTACAAGACCCGCACCAAGGTGGTGTCATCCAAGCCTATCTTCGAAGCTGGTACCGAGCGCTTTGTGAGAGATTGGAGGTCTGCCATCGTCACTGTCACTGTCCGCGACTCCAGAAACCGGCAACACGACCCAATCATCGGTGTCGTTCCTCTCAAGCTTTCAGATGTGCTGCAGACCAGCAGCCAGAGCACACGGTGGTACCCTCTCGATGGTGGCATTGGGTTCGGCAGAATCAGAATCAGCCTGCTGTTCAGGAGTGTTGAGCTCAGACTTCCACGCAACGAGCTTAGTTTCGGGGAGGTAGGCACCTTTGAGTTCTTGTCTGACAGGGTCTCCACTGTGAACTACAACCCTGGAGAGAACACCAAGCTGAAGCTGAGAACTGGCGGCAGTTCTGCTTCCATCAAGGGCTCGTTCTGCCATGGCACCCAGGAAGGAAACGGCATCGAATGGGATATTTCCGGTGAAGGCAAAGCCCAGAAGGTTAGATTGCCGGTTCGGTTCAGATACCGCAGCCCGGTGTTTTTTGAATTTCACCCAAGCGGCAAGCGGAGAAAGACGGATACGTTTGCTGCCTTTTGGCTTTGTGACGTGCCAGActcggaggagaaggacttcaacatccccatcTGGAGGTGCAACAACGGCCTGAGGCTCTCGCAAAACTACATTACCGAGGAGAACTGCTCCTCTCTACCGTGCCTCAAAGTGGAGGAGATTGGCAGACTGAGATTCAGGGGCCGGTTCAAGCCGGGGACGGACCAGGACCACCTTCGCTTCGTGAGCGATAACAACTCTCGGGAAACTATTGAAACCTGGGAGGCTTGCTACGCCGAGGGAGTGAGGGGCGAGCATGTCGCTGCCGAGGTGCCTCCGCTGGTGCAGAGGCTCCACGACGAAAGCTTGTTACGAGAACGAGATGTCTTGCGCAATGCATCtcaggaagagaagaggaagtggTTGGCCAAGGACGGGACTGACTGGAGCGGTGCCTTTGGGGATGATCCGGCGGCGCTGTTGGCTGCTCGACGGAGCAGGCAGAAATCTGAGGACCTGAGTACAACTGACTACGAGAGCAGTCATTCGAcagacgatgaggatgttgactTGGGTATCAACGATGCCACGCACGAGGATGGCATTGAGCGAAGCAGCGGCGAGAGCTCGGAGAATTACACGTTCAGGACTGATAGCCGTGAGACGGGTGACAGTCGAGCGTCGATGGACAGCAAGAATACGGCCAGATCCTCGAGCAGCAAGAATCCCATTAAGCAGTACAAGGACTACAAGGAGCGCAAGCGGGATCTGCACCGTCAGCATCGGGGTCTGATGCAAT GGAAGCCCATGCGTAACGTCCAGTTTGCCAAGAACGAGGCACTTTTTGCTGCCAGGAGGGTGACAAAGATGGGAAGCTTGAGTGGAAGGAAGCCTGATGTCGAGACTGAGGTCTAG
- a CDS encoding hypothetical protein (EggNog:ENOG503P20P): MATSPQSPPKRPRLSLQITAIANGPSVRTSRRVAAAVDMKSPTAFNTLSNVYATAVDRSTPIQENPPTALLSGRPILRLQTQTQDAAPATATAATAKARHTPYLGPYLDTPLTAQPLSPAIAVSREVQFPSAMTATPPLSAQAQDANARVFTFDSTNKPGLPSRHQNQSQQESTAPAPSLPSQSLKRRTNTLPANMTPKLPYTHPRSLRSILRNSPLPPLTTNLSPSTGQNISPRRTSLRLQERAARRVAYNSPLEQTITTHKYTRSHIDLLVADDDTTPVSPSVTSDEGDLDSNSTVLDQTMAYSNLTRDGGQTPGPFEEMRRRMADMRASTPTTSSSSALSPTSTGGIRKKGGKRREKKRRWVWTIGQDEDGEESLPSSSSTTPATAVPTLAIPTTGKKHPLAASTTVPVIAVPAPRPRGRQSKSTVGTNGKGVAVAPPAITQQQQQEQQQTREEREPTPIPSSLLPIPHSSPGSWSNSSGYSGYSSDADISMPNQQQQQPYLSIQTTAHHQLSSAMAIEPPTPSVESIASSTQDSVFEHTIGYSSSLRGSFSSAGGGNGQDVEMSDSSSFTSVEEQEENNHYTYQGKGRVMVGGEDVEMEEGTPTMTARPVGAPWRVAEGGLIA; the protein is encoded by the coding sequence ACCACGCCTCTCTCTTCAAATCACAGCCATCGCCAATGGCCCCAGTGTACGGAcatcgaggagggtggcggcaGCGGTAGACATGAAATCGCCTACGGCCTTCAACACACTGTCAAACGTCTACGCTACCGCTGTCGACCGCTCAACGCCGATTCAAGAAAACCCGCCAACGGCTCTGCTGAGCGGTAGGCCAATACTGCGGCTCCAAACCCAAACTCAAGATGCCgcgccagcaacagcaacggcagcaacCGCCAAAGCCAGGCACACCCCCTATTTAGGTCCATATCTCGACACACCTCTCACTGCGCAACCACTATCCCCCGCCATCGCCGTCAGCCGCGAGGTCCAATTCCCCAGCGCCATGACCGCCACCCCCCCATTATCCGCCCAAGCCCAGGACGCAAACGCTCGTGTCTTTACCTTTGACAGCACTAATAAGCCCGGTCTCCCATCACGGCATCAAAATCAGTCTCAACAAGAGAGCAccgctccagctccatcaTTGCCATCACAATCCCTCAAAAGAAGAACCAACACCTTGCCAGCCAACATGACCCCCAAGCTCCCCTACACCCACCCCCGGTCTCTACGGTCCATCCTCCGCAACTCCCCCTTGCCACCATTGACCACCAACCTGTCCCCCTCCACAGGGCAGAACATTTCCCCCAGGCGgacctccctccgcctccaagaAAGAGCCGCCAGGCGCGTGGCGTATAACTCACCCCTGGAACAAACGATAACAACCCACAAATACACCCGATCACATATTGATCTCCTAGtagccgacgacgacaccacccccgtcaGCCCCTCCGTCACCTCTGACGAAGGCGACCTTGACAGTAACTCCACAGTCTTGGACCAAACCATGGCTTACTCTAACCTGACCCGCGACGGGGGGCAAACACCAGGTCCGTTTGAGGAAATGCGACGTCGCATGGCCGACATGAGGGCCAGCACACCCActacttcttcctcatcagcTTTGTCGCCTACTTCCACGGGCGGCATCAGGAAAAAGGGCGGGAaaaggagggagaagaagaggaggtgggtcTGGACGATTGGACAGGAcgaagacggggaggagagtctcccttcttcttcatcaaccaccccagcaacagcggtACCAACGCTGGCGATCCCGACAACAGGGAAAAAGCACCCCCTGGCTGCCTCGACTACCGTCCCTGTGATTGCGGTCCCGGCTCCAAGACCAAGGGGGAGACAATCAAAATCAACAGTCGGCACGAACGGAAAGGGGGTGGCGGTTGCTCCTCCTGCTAtcacacaacaacaacaacaagagcaacaacagacccgagaggagagggagccaacccccatcccttcTTCATTGCTGCCCATCCCACATTCAAGCCCGGGTTCTTGGTCCAACTCATCAGGGTACTCGGGGTATTCCTCCGACGCGGATATTTCCATGCCtaaccagcaacaacaacaaccctaCCTCTCCATCCAAACAActgcccatcatcaactaTCCTCCGCAATGGCGATCGAGCCCCCCACTCCCAGCGTGGAATCCATCGCCTCGTCCACCCAAGACAGCGTGTTTGAGCATACAATCGGGTATTCTTCGAGTTTGAGAGGATCGTTCAGCTCGGCTGGGGGCGGGAATGGACAGGATGTGGAGATGAGCGATAGTAGTTCTTTTACTTctgtggaggagcaggaggaaaACAATCATTATACCTACcaagggaaggggagggtcatggtggggggggaggatgtggagatggaggaggggacccCGACTATGACTGCTAGGCCGGTGGGTGCGCCGTGGAGGGTGgctgagggggggttgattgcCTAG